The following coding sequences are from one Streptomyces venezuelae window:
- the yidC gene encoding membrane protein insertase YidC, with protein MDTIASLFSFITTPVSWVIVQFHSVYGKIFGPDTGWAWGLSIVSLVILIRICLIPLFVKQIKATRAMQTLQPEMKKIQERYKSDKQRQSEEMMKLYKESGTNPLSSCLPILAQSPFFFALYHVLNGIATGKEIGVIDGPLLESARKAHIVGAPLAAKFTDSADKVASLGATLTDVRVVTAVMIVLMSASQFFTQRQLMTKNVDTTVKTPFMQQQKMLMYVFPIMFAVFGINFPVGVLVYWLTTNVWTMGQQMFVIRRNPTPGSKAQAAFLERLQKQVTHHKKVRGRGNTNVIKAIVAKGRDRNEFERKFINGLTKAGLAAQADGTVVESESSVLTETEDGTPASGGPKRQQPKRQSKAKRQSGAVQGAAGTGEAGATKATEPSDAKPSLEKTAAEPKDDSPQTKQAGGNKQGTPPGSGQRSRAKSGQRKGQQRPKHPSSKK; from the coding sequence GTGGACACGATTGCCAGTCTCTTCAGCTTTATCACGACACCAGTTTCGTGGGTCATCGTCCAGTTCCACTCGGTGTACGGGAAGATCTTCGGTCCCGACACGGGCTGGGCCTGGGGCCTGTCCATCGTGTCCCTGGTGATCCTGATCCGGATCTGCCTGATCCCGCTCTTCGTGAAGCAGATCAAGGCCACTCGGGCCATGCAGACGCTGCAGCCCGAGATGAAGAAGATCCAGGAGCGCTACAAGAGCGACAAGCAGCGCCAGTCCGAAGAGATGATGAAGCTGTACAAGGAGTCGGGTACCAACCCGCTCTCCTCGTGCCTTCCCATCCTGGCGCAGTCTCCGTTCTTCTTCGCCCTGTACCACGTGCTCAACGGCATCGCGACGGGCAAGGAGATCGGCGTCATCGACGGCCCGCTCCTCGAGAGCGCGCGGAAGGCACACATCGTCGGTGCCCCGCTGGCCGCGAAGTTCACGGACAGCGCTGACAAGGTCGCGTCCCTCGGCGCCACGCTGACGGACGTCCGGGTCGTCACCGCGGTCATGATCGTCCTGATGTCGGCGTCGCAGTTCTTCACGCAGCGCCAGCTGATGACGAAGAACGTCGACACCACGGTCAAGACGCCGTTCATGCAGCAGCAGAAGATGCTGATGTACGTCTTCCCGATCATGTTCGCCGTCTTCGGCATCAACTTCCCCGTCGGTGTTCTCGTCTACTGGCTGACCACCAACGTGTGGACCATGGGCCAGCAGATGTTCGTGATCCGCCGGAACCCCACCCCGGGCTCCAAGGCCCAGGCCGCGTTCCTGGAGCGCCTGCAGAAGCAGGTCACCCACCACAAGAAGGTGCGCGGGCGTGGCAACACGAACGTGATCAAGGCGATTGTCGCCAAGGGCCGGGACCGCAACGAGTTCGAGCGCAAGTTCATCAACGGTCTGACCAAGGCGGGCCTCGCGGCCCAGGCCGACGGCACCGTGGTGGAGAGCGAGTCCTCCGTCCTCACCGAGACCGAGGACGGCACCCCCGCGAGCGGCGGCCCGAAGCGCCAGCAGCCCAAGCGTCAGAGCAAGGCCAAGCGCCAGTCCGGCGCCGTCCAGGGTGCGGCCGGAACCGGTGAAGCGGGCGCCACCAAGGCGACCGAGCCGTCCGACGCGAAGCCCTCGCTGGAGAAGACCGCGGCCGAGCCCAAGGACGACTCCCCCCAGACCAAGCAGGCCGGTGGCAACAAGCAGGGCACCCCGCCCGGCTCCGGTCAGCGCAGCCGAGCAAAGTCGGGACAGCGCAAGGGCCAGCAGCGGCCCAAGCACCCGTCCTCCAAGAAGTAG
- the yidD gene encoding membrane protein insertion efficiency factor YidD has protein sequence MKYPLLALIKLYQWTISPLLGPVCKYYPSCSRYGYLAIDRHGAIKGTALTAWRILRCNPWSLGGVDHVPPRKRPRWHEMLRASWRERKGGTSAASEPTGDLPPGTAAETETPSHAQGA, from the coding sequence ATGAAGTACCCGCTGCTGGCTCTGATCAAGCTGTACCAGTGGACGATCAGTCCGCTCCTGGGCCCGGTGTGCAAGTACTACCCGTCGTGTTCCCGCTACGGCTACCTGGCCATCGACCGGCACGGTGCGATCAAGGGAACGGCGCTCACGGCCTGGCGCATCCTGCGGTGCAATCCGTGGTCGCTCGGTGGTGTCGACCATGTTCCGCCGCGCAAGCGTCCGCGGTGGCACGAGATGCTGCGCGCTTCCTGGCGCGAACGCAAGGGCGGGACCTCCGCCGCAAGCGAGCCGACCGGAGATCTTCCCCCGGGCACGGCCGCCGAGACCGAGACCCCGTCCCATGCTCAAGGAGCCTGA
- the rnpA gene encoding ribonuclease P protein component: MLPTEHRLRRREDFATAVRRGRRAGRPLLVVHLRSGATDPHVPGESSPPTRAGFVVSKAVGGAVIRNTVKRRLRHLMRDRLALVPPGSLVVVRALPGAGDADHAQLARDLDAALQRLLGGGAR; encoded by the coding sequence GTGCTGCCTACCGAGCATCGGCTGAGGCGGCGCGAAGACTTCGCGACCGCGGTACGCCGAGGACGCCGGGCCGGACGCCCGCTTCTCGTCGTCCATCTACGTAGCGGCGCAACCGACCCGCACGTGCCAGGGGAGAGCTCTCCCCCGACACGTGCGGGTTTCGTCGTCAGCAAGGCCGTGGGTGGAGCCGTCATACGCAACACCGTGAAGCGCAGACTCCGTCACCTCATGCGCGACCGGCTGGCCCTGGTGCCCCCCGGTAGCCTGGTGGTAGTACGAGCGCTGCCCGGAGCGGGCGACGCCGACCATGCACAGCTGGCCCGAGACCTGGATGCCGCCCTGCAGCGGCTGCTGGGAGGGGGCGCGCGATGA
- the rpmH gene encoding 50S ribosomal protein L34 has protein sequence MSKRTFQPNNRRRAKTHGFRLRMRTRAGRAILANRRGKGRASLSA, from the coding sequence GTGAGCAAGCGCACCTTCCAGCCGAACAACCGTCGTCGCGCCAAGACCCACGGCTTCCGCCTGCGGATGCGCACCCGTGCCGGCCGCGCGATTCTCGCGAACCGTCGTGGCAAGGGTCGCGCCAGCCTGTCCGCCTGA
- the dnaA gene encoding chromosomal replication initiator protein DnaA, protein MADVPADLAAVWPRVLEHLLGEGRGQGVEAKDERWLRSCQPLALVADTALLAVPNEFAKGVLEGRLAPVVSETLSRECGRPIRIAITVDDSVGEPGPPAPPVQHQSAPQQPSHQQPSHQQPSHQHRYEEPELPPGSGQGRDTYDGYGRRSSDEHQGGSRSDQMPTARPAYPDYQRPAPGAWPQPQDDYGWQQQRLGFPERDPYANPVQQPQHDYRSQPPQERSPYEQQRSEPQDRRERHDMSEQHGGPRGAGHGGHGVHRGGPVGPTSSSGAPGPLAAQPAPATGPGEPTARLNPKYLFDTFVIGASNRFAHAAAVAVAEAPAKAYNPLFIYGESGLGKTHLLHAIGHYARSLYPGTRVRYVSSEEFTNEFINSIRDGKGDSFRKRYREMDILLVDDIQFLADKESTQEEFFHTFNTLHNANKQIVLSSDRPPKQLVTLEDRLRNRFEWGLITDVQPPELETRIAILRKKAVQEQLNAPPEVLEFIASRISRNIRELEGALIRVTAFASLNRQPVDLGLTEIVLKDLIPGGEDAAPEITAPAIMAATADYFGLTVDDLCGSSRSRVLVTARQIAMYLCRELTDLSLPKIGAQFGGRDHTTVMHADRKIRALMAERRSIYNQVTELTNRIKNG, encoded by the coding sequence GTGGCTGACGTACCTGCCGATCTTGCCGCAGTGTGGCCACGAGTTCTGGAACATCTGCTGGGTGAGGGCCGCGGGCAGGGCGTCGAAGCGAAGGACGAGCGGTGGCTCCGGAGCTGTCAGCCCCTGGCGCTCGTCGCGGACACCGCGCTGCTCGCCGTTCCGAACGAATTCGCCAAGGGCGTACTGGAAGGCCGCCTCGCGCCGGTGGTCAGCGAGACCCTGAGCCGGGAATGCGGGCGCCCGATCCGCATCGCCATCACGGTCGACGACTCCGTGGGCGAGCCGGGCCCCCCGGCCCCGCCCGTCCAGCATCAGTCCGCGCCGCAGCAACCGTCCCACCAGCAACCGTCCCACCAGCAGCCGTCTCATCAGCACCGCTATGAAGAGCCCGAGCTGCCGCCCGGCTCGGGGCAGGGACGCGACACGTACGACGGCTACGGACGGCGCTCCTCGGATGAGCACCAGGGCGGCTCCCGGTCGGACCAGATGCCGACCGCACGGCCCGCCTACCCGGACTATCAGCGCCCGGCCCCCGGCGCCTGGCCGCAGCCCCAGGACGATTACGGCTGGCAGCAGCAGCGGCTCGGCTTCCCCGAGCGCGACCCGTACGCGAACCCGGTGCAGCAGCCTCAGCACGACTACCGCTCGCAGCCGCCCCAGGAGCGCTCGCCGTACGAGCAGCAGCGCTCCGAGCCGCAGGACCGGCGCGAGCGTCATGACATGTCCGAGCAGCACGGCGGCCCCCGTGGCGCTGGGCACGGCGGCCATGGTGTGCACCGGGGCGGGCCCGTCGGCCCCACCTCGTCGAGCGGCGCCCCCGGCCCGCTGGCCGCACAGCCGGCGCCCGCGACGGGGCCGGGCGAGCCCACCGCGCGCCTCAATCCGAAGTACCTCTTCGACACCTTCGTCATCGGTGCGTCGAACCGTTTCGCCCACGCGGCCGCGGTCGCCGTCGCCGAGGCGCCGGCGAAGGCGTACAACCCCCTCTTCATCTACGGGGAGTCGGGGCTCGGCAAGACGCACCTCCTGCATGCGATCGGGCACTACGCCCGCAGCCTCTATCCCGGCACGCGCGTGCGGTACGTGAGCTCGGAGGAATTCACCAACGAGTTCATCAACTCCATCCGCGACGGCAAGGGCGACAGCTTCCGCAAGCGCTACCGCGAGATGGACATCCTGCTCGTCGACGACATCCAGTTCCTCGCGGACAAGGAGTCGACGCAGGAGGAGTTCTTCCACACCTTCAATACGCTCCACAACGCGAACAAGCAGATCGTCCTCTCCAGCGACCGGCCGCCGAAGCAGTTGGTCACGCTGGAGGACCGGCTGCGCAACCGCTTCGAGTGGGGACTGATCACCGATGTCCAGCCGCCGGAGCTGGAGACGCGTATCGCCATCCTTCGTAAGAAGGCGGTGCAGGAGCAGCTGAACGCCCCGCCGGAGGTGCTCGAGTTCATCGCGTCGCGCATCTCGCGGAACATCCGTGAGCTGGAAGGCGCGCTGATCCGGGTGACCGCCTTCGCGTCGCTCAATCGACAGCCCGTGGATCTGGGGCTCACCGAGATCGTCCTCAAGGACCTCATTCCGGGCGGCGAGGACGCCGCTCCGGAGATCACCGCGCCGGCCATCATGGCGGCCACGGCCGACTACTTCGGGCTCACGGTGGACGACCTGTGCGGATCCTCGCGCAGCCGCGTCCTGGTGACGGCCCGGCAGATCGCCATGTACCTGTGCAGGGAGCTCACCGACCTCTCCTTGCCGAAGATCGGTGCGCAGTTCGGCGGCCGTGACCACACGACCGTGATGCACGCCGACCGCAAGATCCGCGCTCTGATGGCCGAGCGGCGCTCCATCTACAACCAGGTAACCGAGCTCACCAACCGCATCAAGAACGGCTGA
- the dnaN gene encoding DNA polymerase III subunit beta, which yields MKIRVERDVLAEAVAWAARSLPARPPAPVLAGLLLKAEEGALSLSSFDYEVSARVSVDAEIDEEGTVLVSGRLLADICRALPNRPVEISTDGVRATVVCGSSRFTLHTLPVEEYPALPQMPTATGTVPGEVFASAASQVAIAAGRDDTLPVLTGVRIEIEGDTVTLASTDRYRFAVREFLWKPENPEASAVALVPAKTLLDTAKALTSGDTVTLALSGSGAGEGLIGFEGAGRRTTTRLLEGDLPKYRTLFPTEFNSVAVIETAPFVEAVKRVALVAERNTPVRLSFEQGVLILEAGSSDDAQAVERVDAQLDGDDISIAFNPTFLLDGLSAIDSPVAQLSFTTSTKPALLSGKPAVDAEADEAYKYLIMPVRLSG from the coding sequence GTGAAGATCCGGGTTGAACGCGACGTACTCGCGGAGGCAGTGGCCTGGGCGGCGCGCAGCCTCCCGGCCCGGCCGCCCGCGCCCGTCCTCGCGGGCCTGCTGCTGAAGGCCGAGGAAGGCGCACTGAGCCTGTCGAGCTTCGACTACGAGGTCTCGGCGCGCGTCTCGGTGGACGCGGAGATCGACGAAGAGGGCACGGTCCTCGTCTCGGGCCGCCTGCTCGCGGACATCTGCCGCGCGCTCCCCAACCGCCCGGTGGAGATCTCCACAGACGGTGTACGGGCGACGGTGGTCTGCGGCTCCTCGCGATTCACACTCCACACCCTCCCTGTGGAGGAGTACCCCGCACTGCCGCAGATGCCGACCGCCACGGGCACCGTCCCGGGCGAGGTCTTCGCTTCTGCCGCTTCTCAGGTGGCCATCGCCGCGGGACGCGACGACACGCTGCCCGTGCTGACCGGTGTCCGCATCGAGATCGAGGGCGACACGGTCACCCTGGCCTCCACCGACCGCTACCGCTTCGCGGTCCGCGAGTTCCTGTGGAAGCCGGAGAACCCCGAGGCGTCCGCTGTGGCCCTGGTGCCCGCCAAGACGCTCCTGGACACCGCCAAGGCGCTCACGAGCGGCGACACGGTCACCCTGGCCCTTTCCGGCTCGGGTGCCGGCGAGGGCCTGATCGGCTTCGAGGGTGCGGGACGGCGTACGACCACGCGTCTCCTCGAGGGTGACCTGCCGAAGTACCGCACGCTGTTCCCGACCGAGTTCAACTCGGTGGCCGTGATCGAGACCGCCCCCTTCGTGGAGGCCGTCAAGCGCGTCGCCCTGGTCGCCGAGCGGAACACGCCGGTGCGGCTCAGCTTCGAGCAGGGCGTGCTGATCCTGGAGGCGGGCTCCAGCGACGACGCACAGGCTGTGGAAAGGGTCGACGCCCAGCTGGACGGCGACGACATCTCGATCGCCTTCAACCCGACGTTCCTGCTCGACGGCCTCAGCGCGATCGATTCTCCGGTCGCCCAGCTGTCGTTCACCACGTCGACGAAGCCCGCTCTTCTGAGCGGCAAGCCGGCCGTGGACGCCGAGGCGGACGAGGCGTACAAGTACCTGATCATGCCCGTACGTCTGAGCGGCTGA
- the gnd gene encoding phosphogluconate dehydrogenase (NAD(+)-dependent, decarboxylating) — MELGLVGLGKMGGNMRERIRRAGHTVIGYDRNPDLADVPSLEALVGKLKGPRVVWVMVPAGAATQATIDELGELLEPGDIVVDGGNSRWTDDEKHAEELKAKGIGFVDCGVSGGVWGLQNGYALMYGGDKDDVAKVQPIFDALKPEGDFGSVHAGKVGAGHFAKMVHNGIEYAMMQAYAEGWELLEKVDSVTDVREVFRSWQEGTVIRSWLLDLAVNALDDDEHLEKLRGFAQDSGEGRWTVEAAIDNAVPLPAITASLFARFASRQDDSPQMKMIAALRNQFGGHAVESKSEH, encoded by the coding sequence ATGGAGCTCGGTCTCGTCGGCCTCGGCAAGATGGGCGGCAACATGCGCGAGCGCATCCGCCGCGCAGGTCACACCGTCATCGGATACGACCGCAACCCGGATCTCGCGGATGTCCCCAGCCTCGAAGCGCTTGTGGGCAAGCTCAAGGGCCCGCGGGTGGTGTGGGTGATGGTCCCGGCAGGGGCCGCGACCCAGGCCACCATCGACGAGCTGGGCGAGCTGCTGGAGCCCGGCGACATCGTCGTGGACGGCGGCAACTCCCGCTGGACGGACGACGAGAAGCACGCCGAGGAGCTGAAGGCCAAGGGCATCGGCTTCGTCGACTGCGGCGTCTCCGGCGGCGTCTGGGGCCTCCAGAACGGCTACGCGCTGATGTACGGCGGCGACAAGGACGACGTCGCGAAGGTGCAGCCCATCTTCGACGCCCTGAAGCCTGAGGGTGACTTCGGTTCCGTCCACGCGGGCAAGGTCGGTGCCGGCCACTTCGCGAAGATGGTCCACAACGGCATCGAGTACGCGATGATGCAGGCCTACGCCGAGGGCTGGGAGCTCCTGGAGAAGGTCGACTCGGTGACGGACGTCCGTGAGGTCTTCCGCTCCTGGCAGGAGGGCACGGTCATCCGGTCCTGGCTGCTCGACCTCGCCGTCAACGCGCTGGACGACGACGAGCACCTGGAGAAGCTGCGCGGCTTCGCGCAGGACTCCGGAGAGGGCCGTTGGACGGTCGAGGCCGCCATCGACAACGCCGTGCCGCTGCCCGCGATCACGGCCTCCCTCTTCGCGCGGTTCGCCTCGCGCCAGGACGACTCCCCGCAGATGAAGATGATCGCCGCGCTGCGCAACCAGTTCGGGGGCCACGCGGTGGAGTCCAAGAGCGAGCACTGA
- the recF gene encoding DNA replication/repair protein RecF (All proteins in this family for which functions are known are DNA-binding proteins that assist the filamentation of RecA onto DNA for the initiation of recombination or recombinational repair.): MHVTHLSLADFRSYARVEVPLDPGVTAFVGPNGQGKTNLVEAVGYLATLGSHRVSSDAPLVRMGAERAVIRAQVRQGERQQLVELELNPGKANRARINRSSQVRPRDVLGIVRTVLFAPEDLALIKGDPGERRRFLDELITARSPRMAGVRSDYDRVLKQRNTLLKSAALARRHGGRSMDLSTLDVWDQHLARAGAELLAQRLDLISALQPLADKAYEQLAPGGGPVSLEYRPSAPGDGHTREALYEQLTAALEEARKQEIERGVTLVGPHRDDLLLKLGQLPAKGYASHGESWSYALALRLASYDLLRAEGNEPVLVLDDVFAELDARRRERLAELVAPGEQVLVTAAVDDDVPGVLTGTRFNVTDGTVDRV, encoded by the coding sequence ATGCACGTCACGCATCTGTCGCTGGCCGACTTCCGCTCGTACGCCCGGGTCGAGGTCCCTCTCGATCCGGGCGTCACCGCGTTCGTGGGCCCCAACGGCCAGGGCAAGACCAACCTCGTCGAGGCCGTCGGCTATCTCGCCACGCTCGGCAGCCACCGGGTCTCCTCGGACGCCCCGCTGGTGCGGATGGGCGCCGAGCGCGCCGTCATCAGGGCCCAGGTCCGCCAGGGCGAACGGCAGCAGCTGGTCGAGCTCGAACTCAACCCCGGCAAGGCCAACCGCGCCCGCATCAACAGGTCCTCGCAGGTCAGACCCCGTGACGTACTGGGCATCGTGCGGACAGTGCTGTTCGCGCCCGAGGACCTGGCGCTGATCAAGGGCGACCCCGGTGAGCGGCGTCGTTTCCTCGACGAGCTCATCACCGCGCGGTCGCCGCGCATGGCGGGGGTCCGCTCCGACTACGACCGGGTCCTGAAGCAGCGCAACACCCTCCTGAAGTCGGCCGCCCTCGCACGGCGCCACGGCGGCCGCTCCATGGACCTGTCCACCCTCGACGTCTGGGACCAGCACCTCGCCCGCGCGGGAGCCGAGCTGCTCGCCCAGCGGCTCGACCTGATCTCCGCACTGCAGCCGCTCGCCGACAAGGCGTACGAACAGCTGGCACCCGGTGGGGGCCCGGTCTCCCTTGAGTACAGGCCGTCGGCTCCCGGCGACGGCCACACGCGTGAGGCGCTCTACGAGCAGCTGACCGCCGCCCTCGAAGAGGCCCGCAAGCAGGAGATCGAGCGCGGTGTCACCCTGGTCGGCCCGCACCGCGACGACCTGCTGCTCAAGCTGGGCCAGCTCCCCGCGAAGGGGTACGCCAGCCACGGAGAGTCCTGGTCGTACGCGCTGGCGCTGCGGCTCGCCTCGTACGACCTGCTCAGGGCCGAGGGCAACGAGCCGGTGCTCGTACTCGACGACGTCTTCGCGGAGCTGGACGCCCGCCGCAGGGAGCGGCTCGCGGAGCTGGTGGCCCCCGGCGAGCAGGTCCTCGTCACCGCCGCCGTGGACGACGACGTGCCGGGCGTGCTCACCGGTACGCGCTTCAATGTGACGGACGGCACGGTGGACCGCGTATGA
- a CDS encoding DUF721 domain-containing protein: MSAEEPFESASGAGSTGTPETPAPKTPEPSGVDLARVALRAAKEQARARGDAAQQKKQARRGGLRSGARSDGRDPLPLGSAINRLITERGWETPAAVGGVMGRWPQIVGGDLANHCVPQRYDEDERVLTVQCDSTAWATQLRLMAPQLVARLNEDLGHGTVRLIKVLGPGGPAHRFGPLRAPGSTGPGDTYG; encoded by the coding sequence ATGAGCGCCGAAGAGCCCTTCGAGAGCGCCTCCGGAGCAGGTTCCACGGGCACCCCGGAAACGCCCGCCCCGAAGACCCCCGAGCCCTCCGGCGTCGACCTCGCCCGGGTCGCCCTGCGCGCCGCGAAGGAGCAGGCACGCGCGCGTGGTGATGCCGCGCAGCAGAAGAAGCAGGCCCGGCGCGGCGGACTGCGATCCGGCGCGCGCTCCGACGGGCGCGATCCGCTGCCGCTCGGCTCCGCGATCAACCGTCTGATCACCGAGCGCGGCTGGGAGACGCCCGCCGCCGTGGGCGGTGTGATGGGGCGCTGGCCGCAGATCGTCGGCGGCGACCTGGCGAACCACTGTGTCCCCCAGCGGTACGACGAGGACGAGCGCGTCCTCACCGTGCAGTGCGACTCGACGGCCTGGGCCACCCAGCTGCGCCTCATGGCCCCGCAGCTGGTCGCGCGCCTCAACGAGGACCTCGGCCACGGCACCGTGCGCCTCATCAAGGTCCTCGGCCCCGGGGGCCCCGCGCACCGCTTCGGCCCCTTGCGCGCACCCGGCAGCACGGGCCCCGGAGACACCTACGGCTGA
- the gyrB gene encoding DNA topoisomerase (ATP-hydrolyzing) subunit B, translated as MLCQKGRFVADSGNPNENIPSTAAGENGEAPPSYDASAITVLEGLDAVRKRPGMYIGSTGERGLHHLVQEVVDNSVDEALAGHADTIDVTILPDGGVRVVDNGRGIPVDMHPVEKKPAVEVVLTVLHAGGKFGGGGYAVSGGLHGVGVSVVNALSTKLAVEIKRDGYRWTQDYKLGVPTAPLAKHGAVEDSGTTVTFWADPDVFETTEYSFETLARRFQEMAFLNKGLTIKLTDERESAKATAGADSAEATDDEAAEARTVTYHYEGGIVDFVKYLNSRKGEVIHPTVIDVEAEDKERLLSAEIAMQWNSQYTEGVYSFANTIHTHEGGTHEEGFRAALTGLVNRYAREKKLLREKDDNLTGEDIREGLTAIISVKLGEPQFEGQTKTKLGNTEAKTFVQKVVHEHLTDWFDRNPNEAADIIRKGIQAATARVAARKARDLTRRKGLLETASLPGKLSDCQSNDPTKCEIFIVEGDSAGGSAKSGRNPMYQAILPIRGKILNVEKARVDKILHNQEVQALISAFGTGVHEDFDIEKLRYHKIILMADADVDGQHINTLLLTFLFRFMRPLVEAGHIYLSRPPLYKIKWSRDDFQYAYSDRERDALVELGRQAGKRIKDDSVQRFKGLGEMNAEELRITTMDQEHRVLGQVTLDDAAQADDLFSVLMGEDVEARRSFIQRNAKDVRFLDI; from the coding sequence GTGCTGTGCCAGAAAGGGCGCTTCGTGGCCGATTCCGGCAACCCCAACGAGAACATCCCGTCCACCGCCGCAGGCGAGAACGGCGAGGCCCCGCCCTCGTACGACGCCAGCGCGATCACCGTCCTCGAGGGTCTGGACGCGGTCCGCAAGCGACCCGGCATGTACATCGGCTCGACCGGTGAACGTGGCCTGCACCACCTGGTGCAGGAAGTCGTCGACAACTCCGTGGACGAGGCCCTCGCGGGGCACGCGGACACGATCGACGTCACGATCCTCCCCGACGGCGGCGTGCGCGTGGTCGACAACGGCCGTGGCATCCCGGTCGACATGCACCCCGTGGAGAAGAAGCCGGCCGTCGAGGTCGTGCTGACCGTTCTCCACGCGGGCGGCAAGTTCGGCGGCGGCGGATACGCCGTCTCCGGTGGTCTGCACGGCGTCGGCGTCTCCGTCGTGAACGCACTGTCGACCAAGCTCGCGGTCGAGATCAAGCGCGACGGCTACCGCTGGACCCAGGACTACAAGCTGGGCGTCCCGACGGCGCCGCTCGCCAAGCACGGAGCGGTCGAGGACTCGGGCACCACGGTCACCTTCTGGGCCGACCCGGACGTCTTCGAGACGACGGAGTACTCCTTCGAGACGCTGGCGCGGCGTTTCCAGGAGATGGCGTTCCTCAACAAGGGTTTGACGATCAAACTCACTGATGAGCGCGAGTCGGCGAAGGCCACAGCGGGTGCGGACTCGGCCGAGGCGACCGACGACGAGGCCGCCGAGGCCCGCACGGTCACGTACCACTACGAAGGCGGCATCGTCGACTTCGTGAAGTACCTCAACTCCCGCAAGGGTGAGGTCATCCACCCGACCGTCATCGACGTCGAGGCCGAGGACAAGGAGCGCCTCCTCTCGGCCGAGATCGCCATGCAGTGGAACTCGCAGTACACCGAAGGTGTGTACTCCTTCGCGAACACGATCCACACGCACGAGGGCGGTACGCACGAGGAGGGCTTCAGGGCCGCACTGACGGGCCTGGTCAATCGCTACGCGCGCGAGAAGAAGCTCCTCCGCGAGAAGGACGACAACCTCACGGGTGAGGACATCCGCGAGGGTCTGACCGCGATCATCTCCGTGAAGCTGGGCGAGCCCCAGTTCGAGGGCCAGACCAAGACCAAGCTGGGCAACACGGAGGCCAAGACCTTCGTCCAGAAGGTCGTGCACGAGCACCTCACGGACTGGTTCGACCGGAACCCCAACGAGGCCGCGGACATCATCCGCAAGGGCATCCAGGCCGCCACCGCGCGCGTCGCCGCCCGCAAGGCGCGCGACCTGACCCGCCGCAAGGGCCTCCTGGAGACGGCTTCCCTGCCGGGCAAGCTCTCCGACTGCCAGTCGAACGACCCGACGAAGTGCGAGATCTTCATCGTCGAGGGTGACTCCGCCGGTGGCTCGGCGAAGTCCGGCCGCAACCCGATGTACCAGGCGATCCTGCCCATCCGAGGCAAGATCCTGAACGTCGAGAAGGCCCGCGTCGACAAGATCCTGCACAACCAGGAAGTCCAGGCGCTCATCTCCGCCTTCGGCACCGGTGTGCACGAGGACTTCGACATCGAGAAGCTCCGCTATCACAAGATCATCCTGATGGCGGACGCCGACGTCGACGGTCAGCACATCAACACGCTGCTCCTGACGTTCCTGTTCCGCTTCATGCGGCCGCTGGTCGAGGCCGGGCACATCTACCTGTCGCGCCCGCCGCTCTACAAGATCAAGTGGTCGCGGGACGACTTCCAGTACGCGTACTCGGACCGCGAGCGCGACGCCCTGGTGGAGCTCGGCCGCCAGGCCGGCAAGCGCATCAAGGACGACTCGGTCCAGCGCTTCAAGGGTCTCGGCGAGATGAACGCCGAGGAGCTGCGCATCACGACGATGGACCAGGAACACCGCGTGCTCGGACAGGTCACCCTGGACGACGCGGCGCAGGCCGACGACCTCTTCTCGGTGCTGATGGGAGAGGACGTCGAGGCACGGCGCTCGTTCATTCAGCGCAATGCCAAGGACGTTCGCTTCCTCGACATCTGA